In Vanrija pseudolonga chromosome 4, complete sequence, a single window of DNA contains:
- the fap1_1 gene encoding FKBP12-associated protein 1, protein MTDTATYQGFNQPQPGDGAYLARSTPQPGDGAYLTQSAGAAAGPSQPATASARQQQPGQNNGRRQQQQQGKGRRGGRAPNGSSADANGDLATAAASLSIEEVGAPSKGGRGQQGRRLNVPGGFNDRLAKDTDERAPSAGNKRSNQPKDRRRQRAAVGHAENVEEGRSLGVDGSANAAAGNGSGSNTPLNPGAAAFNPAAGLTPPSGPSRSQSPAGDGGRSRNNNRRKKAKETDTPKEESAPAKPVSSRRAAFEKGSKLTTAEDKPRPKANGKDHDHSHAHEPRGNEPDDLNSRLTRGLRSKPFIECPICFAPIFAQQQTWSCLPPHSPPEYPSTLEEAERPKFAATHYSSCYTPFHISCIRDWASRSLHDDQQRIASNGSNEGPAWRCPGCQKKRTAKVGGYRCFCGRLAGPPTTASAPHSCNDACARLRPNCDHPCPLNCHPGPCPPCQVALVVRCPSHGTALTVKCAAASVNDAALTPVCDEPCPGKRSCGKHDCDRLCHFGPCAPCDEVETVRCYCGHDEKVVPCGWNLDDKKMCATAEESWEGRFACDRVCNIPYECGIHTCKDKCHPHSVSPRPCPTSPSVITTCPCGQTPLSVLPGYPRKDCFANIPTCGSSCPKTRPCGHKCPLKCHEGPCPPCHESVYRPCRCGESTLLLDCDEVRERNDAGQIDFFCERVCKALRNCGRHECGRVCCPLSYKAKRKGRRALDDIDTGDDDLHACSLTCGRTLSCGIHTCPRPDHKGNCGRCLEASYDELICNCGHTVIYPPVACGTKVNCVFPCARPDPPCGHPKSQHNCHEEPECPPCPFLTTKPCACGKDPAVKNVRCSQSQDRVSCGQVCGKLLGCGYHRCEKTCHPGDCESCSQTCNKPKRICKHACTATCHAPAKCPESEPCATIITQSCACGHLQQRGSCGANNANPTSRESVQLKCNSECMVRQRNARLADALGIKQPVDRTLTEWTPELRTFARANPQFVVMVEQTFRDFFQGARQTLILPHMPVAKRTFVMSLADAYHLGRELIDAEPNRSVQIRRRVDTRIPNPLLSAAAPPLGRTGLGGLGNLRAAAPATSSPWGASRAGTSTPPTTAPATSAASAVKGTAASMPTSRIVTPQTSTRPTPSSSPPAPAAPTLPPAPILHPLPIPVSTPRVVDDDDWDQSGDEA, encoded by the exons ATGACCGACACAGCTACGTACCAAGGATTCAACCAACCCCAACCCGGTGACGGAGCGTATCTCGCCCGTTCCACCCCCCAGCCCGGCGACGGAGCGTACCTCACGCAAtccgccggcgctgccgcaGGCCCCTCGCagcccgccaccgcctctGCGCGTCAGCAACAGCCCGGCCAGAACAACGgccggcgacagcagcagcagcaaggtAAGGGCCGCCGCGGGGGCCGTGCACCCAAcggctcgagcgccgacgccaacggcgacctcgctACAGCCGCTGCCTCCCTCTCCATCGAAGAGGTTGGCGCGCCCTCAAagggcggccgcggccaacAAGGCCGCAGGCTCAATGTCCCCGGCGGGTTTAACGACCGCCTGGCCAAGGACACGGACGAGCGCGCCCCGTCTGCGGGAAACAAGCGCTCAAACCAACCCAAGGACCGcaggcgccagcgcgccgctgtcggccATGCCGAgaacgtcgaggagggccgctccctcggcgttgacggttccgccaacgccgctgctggcaaCGGCAGCGGTTCCAACACCCCACTCAACCCTGGCGCGGCTGCTTTCAATCCCGCCGCAGGGCTGACACCGCCCAGCGGCCCCAGCCGTTCCCAGTCGCCTGCTGGCGACGGAGGCCGGAGCCGCAACAACAATAGGAGGAAGAAGGCAAAGGAGACTGATACTCCCAAGGAGGAGTCTGCACCTGCGAAGCCCGTCTcgagtcgccgagctgccttCGAAAAGGGCTCCAAACTTACGACTGCCGAAGACAAGCCTCGCCCCAAAGCCAACGGCAAGGATCACGACCACTCACACGCCCACGAGCCACGAGGTAACGAACCCGACGACCTGAACTCGCGTCTCACCCGTGGCCTGAGGAGCAAGCCATTCATCGAGTGCCCTATT TGCTTTGCACCCATCTTTGCCCAGCAGCAGACATGGTCGTGCTTGCCGCCGCACTCGCCTCCCGAGTACCCCtcgacgctcgaggaggccgagcggccAAAGTTCGCGGCAACCCACTACTCGTCGTGCTACACTCCCTTCCACATCTCGTGCATCCGTGACtgggcgtcgcgcagcttgcACGACGACCAGCAGCGAATTGCCAGCAACGGGAGCAACGAGGGACCTGCATGGCGCTGCCCCGGTTGCCAGAAGAAGCGCACTGCCAAGGTTGGTGGATACCGGTGCTTCTgcgggcggctggctggcccgCCCACGACCGCGTCCGCGCCGCATTCCTGCAATGACGCGTGTGCCCGTCTACGGCCGAACTGCGACCACCCCTGCCCGTTGAACTGCCACCCGGGACCCTGCCCCCCTTGTCAGGTCGCGTTGGTGGTGCGGTGCCCGTCTCACGGCACAGCTCTCACTGTCAAGTGCGCTGCTGCCAGTGTCAATGATGCCGCTCTGACGCCCGTCTGCGACGAGCCTTGCCCTGGAAAGCGGTCGTGCGGCAAGCACGACTGTGACCGCCTGTGCCACTTTGGCCCGTGTGCTCCTTGTGACGAGGTTGAGACTGTGCGCTGCTACTGCGGTCATGACGAAAAGGTTGTGCCCTGCGGTTGgaacctcgacgacaagaagaTGTGTGCGACGGCCGAAGAGTCGTGGGAGGGTCGCTTTGCCTGCGACCGTGTGTGCAACATCCCTTACGAATGCGGCATCCACACCTGCAAGGACAAGTGCCACCCACACTCGGTcagccctcggccttgcccaACTTCGCCCAGTGTCATCACCACTTGCCCTTGTGGCCAGACACCCCTCTCGGTTCTGCCCGGCTACCCTCGCAAGGACTGCTTTGCCAACATTCCGACCTGCGGTAGCTCGTGCCCCAAGACTCGTCCATGTGGACACAAGTGCCCCCTCAAGTGCCACGAAGGCCCATGCCCGCCGTGCCACGAATCGGTGTACCGCCCCTGCCGTTGCGGTGAGAGCACCCTGCTCCTCGACTGCGACGAGGTCCGGGAGCGCAACGATGCGGGCCAGATCGACTTCTTCTGTGAGAGAGTGTGCAAGGCTCTGCGCAACTGTGGCCGACACGAGTGTGGCCGTGTGTGCTGCCCTCTCTCATAcaaggccaagcgcaagggacgacgtgctctcgacgacatcgacaccggcgacgacgacttaCACGCGTGCTCCCTCACCTGCGGCAGGACTCTGAGCTGTGGTATCCACACCTGCCCTCGCCCTGACCACAAGGGGAACTGTGGCCGATGCCTCGAGGCGTCTTACGACGAACTCATCTGCAACTGCGGCCACACTGTCATCTACCCGCCGGTGGCATGCGGCACAAAGGTCAACTGTGTCTTCCCATGCGCACGTCCTGACCCGCCATGTGGCCACCCGAAGAGCCAACACAACTGCCACGAGGAGCCCGAGTGCCCGCCGTGTCCATTCCTCACGACCAAGCCCTGCGCATGCGGCAAGGATCCGGCTGTGAAGAACGTCCGCTGCTCGCAGTCGCAGGACCGCGTGTCATGTGGCCAGGTCTGTGGCAAGCTCCTCGGTTGTGGCTATCACCGCTGCGAGAAGACTTGCCACCCTGGCGACTGCGAGTCGTGCTCCCAGACTTGCAACAAGCCCAAGCGCATCTGCAAACATGCTTGCACTGCGACGTGTCACGCTCCGGCCAAGTGCCCCGAGTCCGAACCTTGCGCTACGATCATCACTCAGTCTTGTGCCTGTGGACACCTTCAGCAGCGCGGGTCGTGTGGCGCCAACAACGCAAACCCCACATCGCGCGAGTCGGTCCAGCTCAAGTGCAACTCCGAGTGCATGGTCCGCCAGCGCAACGCACGCCTTGCCGACGCTCTGGGTATCAAGCAGCCCGTGGATCGCACTCTCACCGAGTGGACACCGGAGCTGCGCACCTTTGCCAGAGCGAACCCGCAGTTCGTTGTCATGGTAGAGCAGACGTTCCGCGACTTCTTCCAAGGCGCGAGGCAGACTCTCATCCTGCCTCACATGCCCGTGGCTAAGCGCACCTTCGTCATGTCGCTTGCCGACGCATACCACCTCGGACGCGAGCTTATCGACGCGGAGCCGAATCGCTCGGTTCAGATTCGCCGTCGTGTCGACACGCGGATTCCCAACCCGCTgctctcggccgccgcgccaccccTTGGCAGGACTGGCCTTGGTGGGCTCGGCAACCTtcgggccgccgcgcctgccaCTAGCAGCCCCTGGGGAGCGTCTCGTGCcggcacgtcgacgccgccaactACTGCAccagcgacctcggcggcctctgCCGTCAAGGGCACCGCTGCCAGTatgccgacctcgcgcatCGTGACGCCGCAGACGTCGACCCGTCCGACACCGTCTTCGTCCCCGCCTGCACCGGCCGCCCCAACGTTACCCCCTGCGCCGATTCTCCACCCGCTGCCCATTCCCGTGTCCACGCCTCGtgtggtggacgacgacgactgggaccagagcggcgacgaggcgtaA
- the spj1 gene encoding DnaJ-related protein spj1 translates to MLPRPLFWAIGLILLSGALAKTYYSVLGIDRSAEESDIKRAYRKLSKKFHPDINPDESAHEKFIEVARAYEVLSDSELRSIYDRGGEAGLKRHEERKNAPNDPFAQFFGGGGRQEPPRGPSVLTNLDVPLADMYTGRTVEFTIPRRVICTSCHGSGAHSPADVQQCSGCGGQGVVVQKHQVFPGMFTNVQMTCPHCNGKGERITRHCGKCNGERTIQAQNTLAVHVPAGAPEGYEEVFSGEADQSPDYDAGDVIVRVRSQPKSNKGWTRKESGLVGRVTLSVAEALLGFERNLTSLDGRVISLGRGGTTQPGEVEVIEGEGMPSYHDIPQGDMYIEYSVVFPTAVSDGTRKKLVDVFGGSIARDEL, encoded by the exons atGCTACCCCGGCCCCTCTTCTGGGCCATCGGGCTCATCCTCCTCAGCGGCGCCCTCGCAAAGACGTACTACTCGGTCCTGGGCA TCGACCGGAGcgccgaggagagcgacATCAAGCGGGCGTACAGG AAACTGTCGAAAAAGTTCCACCCAGACATCAACCCCGACGAGAGCGCACACGAGAAGTTTATCGAGGTGGCTAGGG CGTACGAGGTGCTGTCAGATAGCGAG CTCCGATCCATCTACGAccggggcggcgaggccggaCTGAAGCGGCACGAGGAGCGCAAGAACGCGCCCAACGACCCGTTCGCGCAGTTCTTTGGCGGCGGAGGCCGCCAGGAGCCCCCTAGAGGCCCCTCGGTGCTTACCAACCTCGATGTccccctcgccgacatgTACACTGGCCGCACGGTCGAGTTCACCATCCCGCGCCGCGTCATCTGTACGAGCTGTCACGGAAGCGGCGCGCACTCGCCCGCCGATGTGCAGCAGTGCAGCGGGTGCGGAGGGCAGGGTGTCGTCGTGCAGAAGCACCAGGTGTTCCCCGGCATGTTTACCAATGTCCAGATGAC ATGCCCTCACTGTAACGGAAAAGGCGAGCGGATCACGCGCCACTGCGGCAAGTGCAACGGCGAGCGGACGATCCAGGCGCAGAACACGCTCGCGGTGCACGtcccggccggcgcgccagagGGCTACGAGGAGGTGTTTagcggcgaggccgaccagAGCCCCGACTacgacgcgggcgacgtGATCGTGCGCGTGCGGAGCCAACCCAAGAGCAACAAGGGCTGGACGCGCAAGGAGTCTGGGCTGGTGGGACGTGTAACGCTGAGCGTGGCcgag GCACTGCTTGGATTCGAGCGCAACCTCACTTCCCTCGACGGACGGGTCATCTCCCTCGGCCGCGGAGGCACCACGCAGcccggcgaggtcgaggtcatcgagggcgagggg ATGCCATCATACCACGACATTCCCCAGGGCGACATGTACATCGAGTACTCTGTCGTGTTCCCCACGGCCGTGTCGGACGGGACGCGTAAAA AACTCGTCGACGTGTTTGGCGGTAGTATTGCTCGGGACGAGCTGTAG